One genomic region from Flavobacteriales bacterium encodes:
- a CDS encoding BamA/TamA family outer membrane protein yields the protein MNTTSRYLTLLGISLSILAYAPMGAQKQFSDRELVPRPPADSAHVVYLIGDCGTPPEKQTGVDILAKVAKKDPEATVVFLGDNIYPTGLHSKQSPTRKLEEEIIEYQMRPFLDHEGLVLFIPGNHDWEQGGRYGNKMVERQQEYVEEFLGSDDAFEPDNGCPGPEVFELGDVVIIAIDTQWWIHDNVRSEGVPDGCDVADEDGFMLLFNDELKKHRDKHVIVVGHHPLRSNGTHSGRYPWQDHIFPLKKLNKNLAIPLPIIGSIYPLYRKFLGDRQDIPHPVYQNMANRLLSSMGEYENVTYAAGHEHNLQYFPNDSNHLIVSGSGGKVTHLINSADMAFGAQRKGFARMTFYADGRAWLEFFAPTEEKEPELIFSSMIYQKEIIRVDEEEIAEIDEEIPDIDYSGKTALVVPDSGFAASGFKRFWMGDLYRDLWTTPIEAPYLNIHHRYGGLLPTEKGGGKQTQSLRLEDPAGNEYVVRTVQKNTRFLVESSLRNSIVEQLVADGVAGSHPYAAIAVPPLARPLGIFHTDPELVYVPDDPILGEVRPIFGNTLCLFEVRPDDDMSRFDEVGNTREVIGYDDLIEEVQEEKEVRVDQQFTLRNRLFDFLIGDWDRHDDQWKWALFKEDGLEVYRPIPRDRDQAFFFVDGVITKLTNRKWMVRALQEYGPDIRDIQGMGFSSRYFDRSWLTALDREDWIEEAQYIQETITDEHIEEAIAQLPEVAQEFNGEFLKNSLRSRRDNMVKFANKYYKYLAQDVDVVGKTGQDYFEVIRKDGGLVEVNVYDQEDDLPNTDMRYYHRVFNSRETKEIRLYGLEGKDIYKLTGDVDKSILVRIIAGEDEDTVIDSSSVSSWCAHTRYYDSLDSNKVISNGKLKTDLRPEDEVIEYNRRGYEMNTFLPLPYLGYNPDDRFFIGAGITWQTHGFDKEPFKSDQSVKGNISTFTGAVNFDYSGQFVDALGNFDFIADARVNLPFIFRYNGQGNTTDVDERIDGEVRLDRVEIEPGIALSNFTQASIAKLSLYSAYYQVDADDRFNDLIVPIQNSEDYMIGARFNYQYENGDDLSDPHRGIRFKVGAGYTNGLEGSDISFYDLSSELSLFFPMKFIPLRTTLGLRSGFAHNDGDYRFYQANFIGGQEEFRGVRRNRFGGKTSQYNNIELRTLVANVGRWTFPFDLTVVGHYDIARTWDGSDFKDFYHTSYGGGLSFNILSYIRLTTTYSRSDA from the coding sequence GATAGGGAACTCGTTCCACGTCCACCCGCTGATTCTGCCCATGTGGTATATCTGATAGGAGATTGCGGTACACCTCCCGAGAAACAGACTGGGGTGGATATTCTGGCCAAGGTGGCGAAGAAGGATCCTGAGGCTACAGTGGTCTTCTTGGGGGATAATATCTATCCCACCGGATTGCACAGCAAACAGAGTCCTACCCGCAAACTAGAAGAAGAGATCATCGAGTATCAGATGCGCCCTTTTCTGGACCATGAGGGTCTCGTGCTCTTTATTCCCGGCAATCACGATTGGGAACAAGGTGGGAGATATGGTAATAAGATGGTGGAGCGTCAGCAGGAGTATGTGGAAGAATTCCTAGGCTCTGATGACGCATTCGAGCCGGACAATGGATGCCCAGGACCTGAGGTATTCGAGCTGGGAGATGTGGTGATCATCGCTATCGATACCCAATGGTGGATCCATGACAATGTGCGCTCTGAGGGCGTGCCCGATGGCTGTGACGTGGCCGATGAAGATGGCTTCATGCTCTTGTTCAATGATGAATTGAAGAAACACAGGGACAAGCACGTGATCGTGGTGGGGCACCATCCGCTGAGAAGTAATGGGACACATTCCGGTCGATACCCCTGGCAGGACCACATCTTTCCCTTGAAGAAATTGAATAAGAACCTGGCCATACCCCTGCCCATTATCGGTAGTATCTACCCGTTGTATCGCAAATTCCTTGGAGACCGTCAGGACATCCCGCATCCTGTCTATCAGAATATGGCCAATCGCCTTCTATCCAGTATGGGAGAATATGAGAATGTGACCTATGCAGCAGGCCACGAGCATAACCTCCAGTATTTTCCGAACGATAGCAATCATTTGATCGTCAGTGGATCCGGAGGTAAAGTCACCCACTTGATCAACTCGGCCGATATGGCATTCGGTGCTCAGCGAAAAGGTTTCGCGCGTATGACATTCTATGCCGATGGCCGGGCCTGGCTCGAATTCTTTGCGCCTACAGAAGAAAAAGAGCCCGAATTGATATTCTCCAGCATGATCTACCAGAAAGAGATCATCCGGGTGGATGAGGAAGAGATCGCTGAAATAGACGAAGAGATCCCGGATATAGACTATTCTGGAAAAACGGCCCTTGTGGTACCCGATAGTGGCTTCGCAGCATCAGGATTCAAGCGATTTTGGATGGGGGATCTCTATCGGGACCTCTGGACTACGCCCATCGAAGCCCCTTATCTCAATATACACCATCGCTATGGCGGGCTCTTACCCACCGAGAAAGGAGGCGGGAAACAGACCCAATCCCTACGATTGGAGGATCCAGCCGGTAATGAATATGTGGTGCGGACCGTACAGAAGAATACCCGATTCCTTGTAGAGAGCAGTCTGCGCAATAGCATAGTCGAGCAACTGGTGGCAGACGGTGTGGCAGGCTCACATCCCTATGCGGCCATAGCCGTGCCTCCCTTGGCACGTCCTCTAGGTATCTTTCACACTGACCCTGAATTGGTCTATGTACCGGATGATCCTATACTGGGTGAGGTCAGGCCCATTTTCGGTAATACCTTATGTCTCTTCGAGGTGCGTCCCGATGATGATATGAGCCGCTTCGATGAAGTAGGGAACACCAGAGAAGTCATCGGCTATGATGACCTGATAGAAGAAGTACAAGAAGAGAAAGAGGTCAGGGTGGACCAGCAGTTCACCTTGAGGAATCGACTATTCGATTTCCTTATTGGTGATTGGGACCGACACGATGACCAGTGGAAATGGGCCTTGTTCAAAGAAGATGGTCTCGAGGTCTACCGTCCGATACCCAGGGATCGGGATCAAGCCTTCTTCTTTGTGGATGGTGTGATCACCAAATTGACCAATCGCAAATGGATGGTCAGGGCGCTTCAAGAGTATGGGCCGGATATCCGGGACATACAAGGGATGGGCTTCAGCTCCAGATACTTCGATAGGAGCTGGTTGACTGCACTGGATAGGGAAGACTGGATAGAGGAAGCTCAATACATCCAAGAGACTATCACCGATGAGCATATCGAAGAGGCAATCGCCCAATTGCCAGAGGTAGCCCAAGAGTTCAACGGTGAATTCCTGAAGAACTCTCTTCGCTCTAGAAGGGACAACATGGTCAAGTTCGCCAACAAATATTACAAGTATCTCGCACAAGATGTGGATGTGGTGGGAAAGACCGGGCAAGATTATTTCGAGGTCATTCGCAAGGATGGGGGACTAGTGGAAGTCAATGTCTACGATCAGGAAGATGATCTTCCCAACACGGATATGAGATACTATCACCGTGTCTTCAATTCTCGTGAGACCAAAGAGATACGGCTCTATGGCCTCGAAGGGAAGGACATTTATAAGCTCACCGGAGATGTAGATAAAAGCATCTTGGTACGGATCATCGCAGGAGAAGATGAGGACACCGTCATAGATTCCAGCTCGGTCTCTTCCTGGTGCGCTCATACCCGCTATTACGACAGTTTAGATAGTAACAAGGTCATCTCCAATGGGAAATTAAAGACCGATCTCAGACCTGAGGATGAGGTGATCGAGTATAACCGAAGAGGCTATGAGATGAACACCTTTCTTCCTTTGCCCTATTTGGGATACAATCCAGATGACCGATTCTTCATAGGCGCTGGGATCACCTGGCAGACACACGGTTTTGATAAGGAACCCTTCAAGTCCGATCAATCCGTAAAGGGAAATATCTCTACGTTCACTGGAGCGGTCAATTTCGATTACTCCGGACAATTCGTTGATGCCCTTGGAAACTTCGATTTCATAGCTGATGCCCGGGTCAACCTACCTTTCATATTCAGATACAACGGACAGGGCAACACCACAGATGTGGATGAGCGTATCGATGGGGAAGTGCGATTGGATCGCGTAGAGATCGAACCGGGAATCGCTCTATCCAATTTCACTCAAGCGAGTATTGCCAAGCTCAGTCTATATTCTGCATACTATCAGGTAGATGCCGATGATCGCTTCAATGACCTGATCGTCCCTATCCAGAACAGTGAGGACTACATGATCGGAGCTAGATTCAACTATCAATATGAAAATGGCGATGATCTGAGTGATCCACATCGAGGCATCCGATTCAAAGTGGGAGCAGGCTATACCAATGGATTGGAAGGAAGTGATATCTCCTTCTACGATCTCTCATCCGAGCTCAGTCTATTCTTCCCGATGAAATTCATTCCCTTGAGAACGACTCTGGGTCTACGTTCGGGTTTCGCTCATAACGATGGAGACTACCGCTTCTATCAGGCGAATTTCATTGGAGGTCAAGAAGAATTCAGAGGAGTTCGTAGGAACCGATTCGGAGGAAAGACCTCTCAATACAACAATATCGAACTCCGCACCCTGGTGGCCAATGTAGGTCGATGGACTTTCCCCTTCGACCTCACTGTAGTGGGTCACTATGATATCGCACGTACTTGGGATGGCTCGGATTTCAAAGACTTCTATCACACTTCATACGGTGGAGGACTTTCTTTCAATATCTTGAGCTACATAAGACTTACAACGACCTATAGCCGGAGCGATGC